The following are from one region of the Candidatus Edwardsbacteria bacterium genome:
- a CDS encoding ATP-binding protein — protein MIRQLNNIWSDFVSSGLGEEIDRTYLRRVKFANALSFLGVLTLLGFGTARMISGDYPIGLADLAVGIFMVLNLIFLRLSKKVMLASSLGVGCLLVLILFLYVSGGVNRTGIYWIYFFPVVSFFLYGMKGGLIWMAILYISILGLQVAAHAGGIPVAYDVGTSTHMLASLMLESALVCYYAKVMENEEKVVVAHNMKLRETSQIIQNEMSQRKKAEDELLRISQAVRSSSDAIAIEDVDGTHLYHNKSFYNLFKYSISGLNAYGGFAKLFIDPSLGRSILEVVRTGGSWTGEVEVKKKDNGTVQTYLRINAINDHSGKTIGSVFIYTDVSERKKWENALVASEERFRKVVASISDHIYMTSYSAEGKPINDYISPNVEKLTGHPYSRFLEDWGFWANDLIHPEDRAAARVQVENFKKGWDSQVEYRIIRSDGKTIWIRDSGRVEKQNGNITVYGVVSDISANKYQEEIKETLLEELQKANRELAEFAYIVSHDLKAPLRAISSLAQWLSEDYRDILDEAGKEKVGLLLGRTKRMHNLIEGVLAYSRLGRMKPTMCRIDSHEETRQIIDLLSPPGHIKITIDGKLPTIIYDRIHFDQIMQNLLSNAIKYNDKECGLITISCRQYQGYWEYLVSDNGLGIEEQHFDRIFKIFQSLKSRDEFESTGIGLTIVKKIVEYHGGSIKLTSQLGRGSEFRFTIPGNLQPEPGECGK, from the coding sequence ATGATTAGGCAATTAAATAACATATGGAGCGATTTTGTCAGCAGCGGGCTAGGCGAAGAGATTGACCGCACCTATTTAAGGAGGGTCAAGTTTGCCAATGCCCTTTCTTTTTTGGGGGTCCTGACCCTGCTGGGATTTGGTACCGCCAGGATGATTTCGGGAGATTACCCGATAGGTTTGGCTGACCTGGCAGTAGGGATCTTCATGGTGTTGAACCTGATCTTTCTCAGGTTAAGTAAAAAGGTAATGTTGGCAAGCTCACTGGGCGTCGGCTGTCTGCTGGTCCTGATCTTGTTCCTTTATGTCTCCGGGGGTGTGAACCGGACCGGGATCTACTGGATATATTTTTTCCCGGTTGTTTCGTTTTTTTTATACGGGATGAAGGGGGGACTCATATGGATGGCAATTTTATATATCTCTATTTTGGGTCTGCAGGTGGCGGCACATGCCGGTGGCATTCCCGTGGCCTACGATGTCGGAACTAGCACACATATGCTGGCCAGCCTTATGCTGGAATCCGCCCTGGTTTGTTACTATGCCAAGGTGATGGAGAACGAAGAAAAAGTCGTGGTGGCACATAATATGAAGCTGCGGGAGACCAGCCAAATAATACAGAACGAAATGTCCCAAAGGAAGAAAGCGGAGGATGAACTGCTCAGGATCAGTCAGGCGGTAAGAAGCTCCAGTGACGCCATTGCCATTGAAGATGTTGATGGCACCCACTTATATCACAATAAGTCCTTTTACAACCTTTTTAAATATTCAATTTCAGGGCTCAATGCCTATGGAGGTTTTGCCAAGTTGTTCATCGACCCTTCCCTGGGAAGGTCCATCCTGGAAGTGGTGAGAACGGGGGGTTCCTGGACCGGGGAGGTGGAGGTCAAAAAGAAGGATAACGGCACTGTTCAAACCTACCTGAGAATAAATGCCATCAATGACCACAGCGGTAAAACCATCGGCAGCGTATTCATCTATACCGATGTAAGCGAAAGGAAGAAATGGGAAAATGCCCTGGTCGCAAGCGAAGAGAGGTTCCGGAAGGTGGTCGCTTCGATAAGTGATCATATATACATGACCAGTTATTCAGCGGAGGGCAAGCCGATTAACGACTATATTTCCCCCAACGTGGAAAAACTGACGGGACACCCTTATTCCCGGTTCCTAGAGGATTGGGGATTTTGGGCAAATGACCTCATACACCCAGAGGATAGGGCTGCCGCCAGGGTCCAGGTGGAGAATTTTAAGAAAGGGTGGGACAGCCAGGTGGAGTACCGCATTATCCGGAGTGACGGGAAGACAATCTGGATAAGGGACAGCGGGCGGGTGGAGAAGCAAAACGGGAATATTACGGTTTATGGGGTGGTCAGCGATATCTCTGCCAATAAATATCAGGAGGAGATTAAGGAGACCCTGCTTGAAGAACTGCAGAAAGCCAACCGGGAGCTGGCGGAATTTGCCTATATAGTTTCCCATGACCTAAAAGCCCCGCTGCGGGCCATATCCTCGCTGGCTCAATGGCTGAGCGAAGATTACCGAGATATTCTGGATGAAGCGGGGAAGGAAAAAGTGGGGCTTCTCCTGGGCCGCACCAAAAGAATGCATAACCTGATCGAAGGAGTGCTGGCCTATTCGCGGCTGGGGCGCATGAAACCGACCATGTGCCGGATAGACAGCCACGAAGAGACCAGGCAGATAATAGATCTGCTATCACCGCCCGGCCATATAAAAATAACCATCGACGGAAAGCTTCCGACAATAATATACGACAGGATCCACTTTGACCAGATTATGCAGAATCTGCTCAGCAACGCCATAAAATATAACGACAAGGAATGTGGTTTGATAACCATCTCCTGCCGGCAATACCAGGGGTATTGGGAGTATCTGGTCTCGGATAACGGCCTGGGGATCGAGGAACAGCATTTCGACAGGATCTTCAAAATATTCCAAAGTCTTAAGTCACGGGATGAATTTGAATCTACCGGCATCGGGTTGACCATCGTCAAGAAGATAGTCGAATATCATGGCGGATCCATTAAATTGACCTCACAGCTCGGCAGGGGAAGCGAATTCAGGTTCACTATCCCCGGGAACCTGCAGCCGGAGCCCGGGGAATGTGGTAAATAA
- a CDS encoding HIT domain-containing protein yields MKKLWAPWRMKYITGAANKNQSGCIFCRKSKSKADHDNYILHRGNKAFVMMNIFPYNNGHLMIAPYRHLGDFTALNDAELLEIMQLAQLCQKAMTKVMKPQGFNLGFNLGRVAGAGIEDHVHLHLVPRWNGDTNFMPVLTDTKVVSEALEDSFKKLGKALAEYFGMGKGTPPRVKSKKRDTTSLADVD; encoded by the coding sequence ATGAAAAAGCTATGGGCCCCCTGGCGCATGAAGTACATCACCGGCGCCGCCAACAAAAACCAGTCTGGCTGCATTTTTTGCAGAAAGTCCAAAAGCAAAGCCGATCATGATAATTACATCCTGCACCGCGGCAATAAGGCGTTCGTTATGATGAACATCTTTCCCTACAACAACGGGCATCTGATGATCGCTCCCTACCGCCATCTGGGAGATTTTACCGCCCTGAACGATGCGGAGCTGCTGGAGATCATGCAGCTGGCGCAGCTTTGCCAGAAGGCCATGACCAAGGTTATGAAGCCCCAAGGGTTCAACCTGGGATTCAATCTGGGCCGGGTGGCGGGAGCCGGGATAGAGGATCATGTCCATCTGCATCTGGTGCCGCGTTGGAACGGCGACACCAATTTCATGCCGGTGCTGACTGATACCAAGGTGGTTTCTGAGGCCCTGGAGGATAGTTTTAAAAAGTTGGGAAAAGCATTAGCTGAGTATTTCGGGATGGGAAAAGGAACACCACCCCGTGTTAAAAGCAAAAAGAGGGATACAACATCCTTAGCAGATGTTGACTAA
- a CDS encoding endonuclease Q family protein: MRFIADLHIHSKYSRATSQDMDLEHITEWAQYKGLGLLGSGDFTHPDWLKELRFKLESRDNGIYHYRGVDFMLTAEVCNLFTKDGKSRKIHNMIFAPSFEVVEQINRQLKRHADLSMDGRPIVNLYASRLVELVMGISPDCLVIPAHIWTPHFSLFGANFGFNSLEECYEDQAENIHVLETGLSSDPAMNWRLSKLDRHSLISNSDAHSPSKLGREANVFDCDMDYKTICQALKRQDISRLLYTIEYFPEEGKYFHDGHRKCLSRLTPKEARDGGNNCPVCGKKLTIGVMHRIEELSDRPPGIKPANAIPFRHLVPLEEIIALAFGLGAGTQTVLHEYHQLVKAFGNEFTVLLEATKAELNEVTNNKVADGIVRVRQGKVTIIPGYDGEYGKLNIFDGDRRQSHKTNEPEEQLEIF; encoded by the coding sequence ATGCGTTTCATCGCCGATCTCCACATACACTCCAAGTACAGCCGGGCTACCAGCCAGGACATGGACCTGGAGCACATAACCGAATGGGCCCAGTATAAGGGCCTGGGCCTCCTGGGCAGCGGGGATTTCACCCATCCCGATTGGTTGAAGGAGTTGAGGTTCAAGCTGGAATCCAGGGACAATGGAATCTACCATTATCGGGGGGTAGATTTTATGCTGACGGCCGAAGTCTGTAACCTATTCACCAAAGACGGAAAGAGCCGCAAAATACACAACATGATCTTCGCCCCGTCATTCGAGGTGGTGGAACAGATCAACCGGCAGCTTAAACGCCATGCCGATCTTTCCATGGACGGACGGCCCATAGTCAACTTATATGCCTCCCGCTTGGTGGAATTGGTGATGGGCATCTCCCCGGATTGCCTGGTGATCCCGGCCCATATCTGGACCCCGCATTTTTCGCTGTTCGGGGCAAACTTCGGTTTTAACAGCCTGGAGGAATGCTACGAGGATCAAGCTGAGAACATCCATGTGCTGGAGACAGGGCTTTCCTCCGATCCGGCCATGAACTGGCGGCTGAGCAAACTTGACAGGCATTCCCTGATATCAAATTCCGATGCGCACAGCCCTTCAAAACTGGGACGCGAGGCCAATGTTTTCGACTGCGACATGGATTATAAGACCATCTGCCAGGCTTTAAAAAGACAGGACATCTCCCGGTTATTGTATACCATCGAATATTTCCCCGAGGAGGGAAAGTACTTCCATGACGGACACCGTAAATGTCTTTCCCGCCTGACCCCAAAAGAAGCCAGGGACGGCGGTAATAATTGTCCGGTTTGCGGCAAAAAACTGACCATCGGGGTTATGCACCGGATAGAAGAGTTGTCTGATAGGCCGCCGGGGATAAAACCGGCCAACGCCATTCCCTTCCGGCATCTGGTGCCGCTGGAGGAGATCATAGCCCTGGCCTTTGGGCTGGGAGCCGGAACTCAAACCGTGCTTCATGAGTACCACCAGCTGGTAAAAGCTTTTGGCAATGAGTTCACCGTTTTGCTGGAGGCCACCAAGGCTGAGCTGAACGAAGTGACCAATAACAAAGTGGCCGACGGGATAGTCAGAGTGCGGCAGGGAAAGGTCACCATCATCCCCGGCTATGACGGGGAGTACGGGAAGCTGAACATATTTGACGGGGACCGCCGCCAGAGCCATAAAACAAATGAACCGGAAGAACAGCTGGAGATATTCTGA
- a CDS encoding class I SAM-dependent methyltransferase, which yields MRPFGDISPYYDLLMQDVDYREWTDYIIHLAQRAGMAKDSALLDLACGTGTSALLFAKAGYNVKGMDRSPGMLDAARAKAKKSGFKIKFFPGDIRDFPAKEKYSIITCLFDSMNYLLKEEDFLSACSCVQCALSGQGVFIFDVNTIFALTKYWDHRLEVKETERMVSIWRNSYDFVSHYANLSLTLFIPREGGYKRIDEFHQERAFPLDDVKSMLKKAGFGKIEIFKHLTLVPPQPNTIRATIIAYKK from the coding sequence GTGAGACCTTTTGGCGATATATCGCCCTACTACGACCTGCTGATGCAGGATGTGGATTATCGGGAATGGACAGATTATATCATACATTTGGCCCAGCGGGCGGGTATGGCCAAAGACAGTGCCCTGCTGGACCTGGCCTGCGGCACCGGGACATCGGCCCTGCTCTTTGCCAAGGCGGGATATAATGTAAAAGGGATGGATCGGTCCCCAGGAATGCTGGATGCTGCCCGGGCCAAAGCAAAAAAATCCGGATTCAAAATAAAATTCTTTCCGGGTGATATCCGGGATTTTCCTGCCAAAGAGAAGTATTCAATAATTACCTGCCTTTTCGACAGCATGAATTACCTGCTCAAAGAAGAAGATTTCCTTAGTGCCTGCAGCTGTGTCCAGTGCGCCTTGTCCGGGCAGGGGGTGTTCATATTTGATGTTAACACCATCTTTGCCCTCACCAAATATTGGGATCATCGGCTGGAGGTGAAAGAAACCGAAAGAATGGTCTCCATTTGGCGGAACAGCTACGACTTCGTCAGCCATTATGCCAATTTGTCCCTGACGCTGTTCATCCCGCGGGAAGGGGGATATAAGAGAATAGATGAATTCCACCAAGAGAGGGCATTTCCCTTGGATGATGTGAAGTCAATGCTTAAAAAAGCAGGTTTTGGGAAAATAGAGATATTCAAGCATTTGACCCTGGTGCCACCCCAACCCAATACCATCCGGGCCACCATAATCGCCTACAAGAAATAA
- a CDS encoding HAD family hydrolase produces the protein MDAWGSSKGEKWVFLDVGNVIFYDLPLLARIWRYFYLTLKEGGLNLSFEEVLRERERLLENNPPEMNPRKMIADKYAGQIDRETVDRAVNQWRSVYPGSNHPVSGIFDLLKTLQENYHLGIIANQPPLAMDELKKYRLEGYFRHIIISDMVGLHKPDPEIFRHAVELAGARPEHCLMVGDRIDNDVRPAKMAGMRAVWLNMDYRLMDYQPADDYERLYIESYLRITGIDQSYKGSAYEPDGVIASLEELPRAIESIMIEQEVAG, from the coding sequence ATGGATGCCTGGGGAAGCAGCAAAGGTGAAAAATGGGTGTTCCTTGATGTGGGGAATGTGATATTTTACGACCTGCCGCTATTGGCCAGGATCTGGAGATATTTTTATCTGACCCTGAAAGAGGGCGGGCTCAATCTATCCTTCGAGGAGGTGCTCAGGGAAAGGGAGCGACTGCTGGAGAATAACCCGCCGGAGATGAATCCCAGAAAGATGATCGCCGATAAATATGCCGGGCAGATAGACCGGGAAACAGTGGACCGGGCGGTAAATCAATGGCGGTCGGTCTATCCGGGTTCGAATCATCCGGTATCAGGCATATTTGACCTGTTAAAAACCCTTCAGGAAAATTACCACTTAGGAATAATTGCCAATCAGCCGCCACTGGCCATGGATGAACTCAAAAAATACCGGTTGGAAGGGTATTTCAGACACATCATAATCAGCGATATGGTGGGCCTTCACAAGCCGGATCCAGAAATATTCCGGCATGCCGTTGAACTGGCCGGGGCCAGGCCGGAACACTGCCTGATGGTGGGAGACCGGATAGACAATGACGTCCGCCCGGCTAAAATGGCGGGAATGAGGGCCGTCTGGTTGAATATGGATTACCGACTGATGGATTACCAACCGGCGGACGACTATGAAAGGCTTTATATCGAAAGCTACCTGCGAATAACGGGGATAGACCAGTCTTATAAGGGCTCGGCCTATGAACCCGATGGCGTCATCGCAAGCCTGGAGGAGCTTCCCCGCGCAATTGAATCAATAATGATCGAGCAGGAGGTGGCTGGATGA
- the mnmA gene encoding tRNA 2-thiouridine(34) synthase MnmA, translated as MLTNNRNIKVAVAMSGGVDSSVAAVLLVKKGFRVIGLTMKLFPASQAHSSTDCCANEAMESAERAASKLGIEHRTIDCRKEFNEIVIGNFLSEYAKARTPNPCVVCNKSIKFGLLMETARAMGCTHLATGHYARVCKRRGRHLLAKAKDKQKDQSYFLWMLSQRQLQSTIFPLGNYEKQQIRGMAAALGLDAADKPESQEICFIPQGHYSQYLKSKMDVPAGDIADSSGKIIGRHRGIANYTIGQREGLGIALGKPQYVIGLDPLKNRVIIGDDQSLYKDVMDVEAVNWFIKIPNRQIKVEVKIRNQHKGSAAFIKPAGGRTVQIRFLKSQRAISPGQSAVFYRGDLLLGGGLIK; from the coding sequence ATGTTGACTAATAACCGAAATATAAAAGTAGCGGTGGCCATGTCCGGCGGGGTGGACAGCAGCGTAGCGGCAGTCCTGCTGGTAAAAAAGGGCTTCAGGGTCATCGGGCTGACCATGAAGCTTTTTCCTGCATCCCAGGCTCATTCGTCAACCGATTGCTGCGCCAATGAAGCAATGGAGTCGGCCGAAAGGGCGGCATCAAAGCTGGGCATCGAGCACCGGACAATTGATTGCCGCAAAGAATTCAATGAAATAGTGATAGGCAATTTTCTCAGTGAATACGCCAAGGCCCGGACGCCCAATCCCTGCGTAGTATGCAACAAAAGCATCAAATTCGGACTGCTGATGGAGACAGCCCGGGCTATGGGCTGCACCCACCTGGCCACGGGTCATTATGCCAGGGTCTGCAAAAGGCGGGGCAGGCACCTTCTGGCCAAAGCCAAGGATAAGCAGAAGGATCAGTCATATTTTTTGTGGATGCTAAGCCAGCGGCAGTTGCAATCAACCATATTTCCTTTGGGCAATTATGAGAAACAGCAGATCAGGGGAATGGCGGCGGCCCTTGGCCTTGATGCGGCGGATAAACCGGAGAGTCAAGAGATATGCTTTATTCCCCAGGGGCATTACAGCCAGTATCTGAAAAGCAAAATGGATGTCCCCGCTGGGGATATAGCTGACAGTAGCGGTAAAATCATTGGCCGTCACCGGGGGATAGCCAACTATACCATAGGCCAGCGGGAGGGGCTGGGGATAGCACTAGGAAAACCGCAATATGTAATAGGCCTTGATCCATTAAAGAACCGGGTGATTATTGGGGACGACCAATCCCTTTATAAGGATGTGATGGATGTTGAGGCTGTGAATTGGTTCATCAAAATTCCCAACCGTCAGATAAAGGTTGAGGTAAAAATCAGGAACCAACATAAAGGTTCAGCCGCCTTTATCAAGCCTGCCGGCGGGCGGACGGTTCAAATAAGATTTTTAAAAAGCCAAAGGGCCATCAGCCCGGGCCAGTCCGCGGTATTCTACCGGGGAGATCTGCTGCTGGGGGGCGGGTTGATAAAATAA
- a CDS encoding outer membrane lipoprotein-sorting protein, which produces MRNKLPLPILTAVLLSLPPANVFAQDISVLAHKFQDRYGKLETQIKDMTIIQEITMVSEKGNMVSNATYYHKGDKFRIDTKTNTGQKEAINMETTVLFDGTDMWMIAPFMGKKKLSEKDQVKYQKDRSWKWWADLVKNGKITGTEKIGDRNCYIIEYVSDQKEDRVPFDKIWIDMDNLVQVKAEVTVEKKKKAVALYTDFRKVPGNWEMPFKTELFYEKDKQPISTIIVKSVDINKGVDDALFVIGKTEKKAGFKDMFKGMVPGGE; this is translated from the coding sequence ATGCGAAATAAATTACCTTTACCCATCTTAACCGCTGTCCTGCTATCCCTTCCCCCGGCCAATGTTTTTGCCCAGGATATCTCCGTGCTGGCCCATAAGTTTCAGGACCGCTACGGCAAGCTGGAGACGCAGATCAAGGATATGACCATAATTCAAGAGATAACAATGGTCAGCGAAAAGGGCAACATGGTCAGCAATGCCACTTATTACCACAAGGGGGACAAGTTCCGGATAGATACCAAGACCAATACCGGTCAGAAAGAAGCCATCAACATGGAGACCACCGTACTTTTCGATGGAACTGATATGTGGATGATAGCCCCCTTCATGGGCAAAAAGAAGCTCTCCGAAAAGGATCAAGTAAAATACCAGAAGGACAGATCCTGGAAATGGTGGGCGGATCTGGTCAAGAACGGCAAGATCACCGGAACAGAAAAGATCGGCGATCGAAATTGTTATATCATAGAGTATGTTTCAGACCAAAAGGAAGATCGGGTCCCCTTTGATAAGATATGGATAGATATGGACAATCTGGTACAGGTCAAGGCTGAAGTGACGGTGGAAAAGAAGAAGAAAGCCGTCGCCCTTTATACCGATTTTCGCAAGGTGCCCGGCAATTGGGAGATGCCGTTCAAAACAGAGCTGTTCTACGAGAAGGACAAACAGCCCATTTCAACCATCATAGTAAAGTCGGTCGATATCAACAAAGGCGTGGACGACGCTTTGTTTGTGATAGGCAAGACCGAAAAGAAGGCCGGATTCAAGGATATGTTCAAGGGGATGGTTCCCGGGGGAGAGTAA
- a CDS encoding indolepyruvate oxidoreductase subunit beta, which produces MKTVNILICGVGGQGVLLAGDIIAETAIASGFDAKKSEVHGMAQRGGSVVSHVRYGDKINSPLIREGEADVILSFEEMETARYLHFLKPDGSLIINQQQVIPMSVATGKAEYPVDIVEKIKQHIKDTVLCPGMALAEKAGSAKAVNTVLLGALARKLELAPDKWQSVISRRVPAKTVELNKKAFESGYGQK; this is translated from the coding sequence ATGAAAACGGTGAATATACTCATCTGCGGCGTGGGCGGCCAGGGGGTGCTGCTGGCTGGGGACATCATTGCCGAGACCGCCATCGCCAGCGGGTTCGATGCCAAGAAAAGCGAGGTGCACGGCATGGCCCAGAGGGGGGGCAGCGTGGTCAGCCACGTGCGTTACGGTGACAAGATCAACTCACCGCTGATCCGGGAGGGCGAGGCCGATGTCATCCTGTCGTTCGAGGAAATGGAGACCGCCCGATATCTGCATTTTTTAAAACCAGACGGTTCCCTTATAATCAACCAACAGCAGGTGATCCCCATGTCGGTGGCCACCGGGAAGGCGGAATATCCGGTCGACATTGTCGAAAAGATCAAACAGCATATTAAGGACACAGTGCTGTGTCCCGGTATGGCACTGGCCGAAAAGGCCGGCAGTGCCAAGGCCGTCAATACTGTCCTATTAGGGGCCCTGGCCAGGAAATTGGAGCTGGCTCCCGACAAATGGCAGAGTGTCATCTCCCGGAGGGTTCCGGCCAAGACTGTGGAACTGAATAAAAAAGCCTTTGAATCGGGGTACGGTCAGAAATAA
- a CDS encoding glycosyltransferase family 39 protein: protein MFDRTDKHSPANIPLCFLFIVSLIGILIILWLTRWGVAINNDSTVYIASALNFSRGAGFSEWAANGQLKPMNHFPPLYPLLLAYANKLGLDILVASRWLNALLFGLNIFLTGLISAELVRWRLSAVISSLLLIFSTHLLLIHMMAVSEPLFILLFLLGIWCFLRYMENSSFLALLLSGFFLGLAALSRYIGVVFIISVIIFTVSFRTVANKTTLLRVISFVLVSFSGLMLWVARNIHHTSSVADRSFAVYPMAKLSLLKGLQTILWWLMFEVDMNYLGYVRFISFFLILFLLFKYWAPQITALSQKRVLRKFSKSYLFILLCLASYMISLLSSILFLDPAIMLDYRILSPAYVLLLLIFPTILKPVKIKIFFASIFIFWASVSAAYGIWWGLARTDSVSWDAYQRFNWRKIGSLALLDGLPNDAVYLTNDPELLYALSGKVPSLLNRDKLFTLMDPEAQTPLTKNRPDIYMVYFKPKVFKPFLPSLEDIRDIPGLNVISDSPHIYICQFN, encoded by the coding sequence ATGTTTGATAGAACCGATAAACATAGTCCGGCTAATATTCCGTTGTGTTTTCTTTTCATTGTTTCTCTTATCGGGATATTGATCATCCTCTGGCTTACCCGGTGGGGCGTTGCTATCAATAACGACTCCACGGTATATATTGCTTCGGCCCTAAACTTTTCCCGTGGCGCCGGTTTTAGCGAATGGGCCGCCAACGGCCAGCTGAAACCCATGAACCATTTCCCCCCCTTATACCCTCTCCTGCTGGCTTATGCAAACAAACTTGGTTTGGATATATTAGTTGCTTCAAGATGGTTGAATGCTCTTCTATTCGGTTTGAATATATTTTTAACCGGACTTATCTCCGCAGAACTTGTCAGGTGGAGACTATCTGCCGTTATTTCCTCTCTGCTGTTAATATTTTCCACTCATTTACTGTTGATTCATATGATGGCCGTTTCCGAACCGCTGTTTATTTTACTCTTCCTGCTTGGTATCTGGTGCTTTTTGCGGTATATGGAGAACAGTTCATTTCTCGCACTTTTGCTGTCGGGATTTTTCTTGGGCCTGGCCGCCCTCTCCCGATATATCGGCGTTGTCTTCATAATATCTGTAATTATATTTACTGTTTCATTCAGGACCGTAGCAAATAAAACGACTCTTCTTCGGGTCATCTCGTTTGTTCTTGTCTCCTTTTCCGGTTTGATGCTCTGGGTTGCAAGAAATATCCACCACACATCTTCCGTCGCCGACCGGTCATTCGCTGTTTATCCGATGGCCAAATTATCCCTGCTTAAGGGCCTTCAGACGATCTTGTGGTGGCTGATGTTTGAAGTGGACATGAATTATTTGGGTTATGTAAGATTTATTTCTTTTTTCTTGATTTTGTTCCTTTTGTTTAAATATTGGGCCCCTCAAATAACGGCCTTGTCACAGAAACGGGTACTACGAAAATTTTCGAAATCATACCTTTTTATTCTTTTATGCTTGGCTTCATACATGATCTCCCTGCTTTCGTCCATCCTCTTTTTAGATCCCGCCATCATGCTTGATTATCGGATACTCTCTCCGGCCTATGTCCTCCTGCTTCTGATCTTTCCAACGATCTTAAAACCGGTGAAAATAAAAATATTTTTTGCGTCAATTTTCATATTTTGGGCATCCGTGTCTGCAGCTTATGGAATATGGTGGGGGCTGGCCCGGACGGATTCTGTCAGCTGGGATGCCTATCAGCGTTTCAACTGGCGTAAAATTGGATCGCTCGCCTTGTTGGACGGTCTGCCGAATGATGCTGTTTATCTTACAAACGACCCTGAGCTTTTATATGCCTTATCAGGGAAAGTCCCAAGCCTTTTGAACAGGGACAAGCTATTCACTCTGATGGATCCTGAAGCCCAGACCCCTTTGACCAAAAACAGGCCGGATATTTATATGGTCTATTTCAAACCGAAGGTCTTCAAGCCCTTCCTGCCCAGCCTTGAAGACATCCGGGACATTCCCGGCCTGAATGTTATATCCGATTCACCCCATATATATATATGCCAGTTTAATTAA